A genomic region of Cannabis sativa cultivar Pink pepper isolate KNU-18-1 chromosome 1, ASM2916894v1, whole genome shotgun sequence contains the following coding sequences:
- the LOC115703952 gene encoding uncharacterized protein LOC115703952, whose amino-acid sequence MNDHDAADDDTEIDEMIPIVDDFLQPSFEMDDNPDANQWRDELFEEIEAELYPGCDWISSLNFLAKLLHLKVMGKIPNNIFDELLKLLKFAFPKENKIPSNYYDAKKKLKKLGLGYESIHVCKHNCCLFYNEHANEDSCPVCGTSRWITSENLGAKKVPHKVMRYFPLISRLKRLYTSRHTAKYMVWHHSGKSKDEGVVRHPVDGAAWKDFDAKHPDFASEPRNVSLGLAADGFNPFGNMSQAYSVWPVVLANYNLPPWLCMKDNNFMLTILIPGDKSPGMDIDVFLRPLVDELKELWVNGVDTRDCRTNTVFKLRAALLWIVNDFPARSYLSSWSGQGYKACPTCNEDTSSIRVIGKTSYVGHRRFLPNNHRMRRDTQFDGQIERRPPPRRFTCEEVLEQVNKLPPHLPGNHELFGGVKRRRNVCDNLLGTILDNEKSKDTTNARHDLKKLGVRESLWIYEDERGKLLKPHAPYVLKPDDRIQFCKFIKDVKFPDGFCSNLKKKVHENLTNVIGLKSHDCHVIMQRLLSVGVRKFLLNAISTTISELCNFFRQICSRTINVKDMEVAQQDLILILCKMESIFPPAFFDIMIHLVLHLPEEAILGGPVFMRWMYPFERYMKKLKNYVGNKARPEGSIAESYVIDEALTFCSMYFKGVETRFNRLDRNEDEVVPRKLYVFQSQCRPITKGNLRPLDRASREQIYDLHKSGSLENGKELLALASGSDHLGTYYEGCIVNGVRFMATKRDEKRSTQNSGVFVAGTEVDLGELILLPNQPLMDIGTEPSSPVNEDDRNMDDEDATKESDEEILVDFCEDGVNDHLVNNDSDMDD is encoded by the exons ATGAATGACCATGATGCCGCTGATGATGATACTGAAATTGACGAGATGATTCCGATAGTGGATGACTTCCTTCAGCCGTCATTCGAAATGGATGATAATCCAGATGCAAATCAATGGCGCGACGAATTATTTGAAGAAATTGAGGCCGAGTTGTATCCTGGTTGTGATTGGATATCTTCTCTTAACTTTTTGGCAAAGTTATTGCATTTGAAAGTTATGGGAAAGATTCCTAACAACATATTTGATGAATTGCTGAAGTTATTAAAATTTGCTTTTccaaaggaaaataaaattccatcAAACTATTATGATGCcaagaaaaaattgaaaaaattagggttgGGGTATGAGTCAATTCATGTGTGCAAGCACAATTGCTGTTTATTTTACAATGAACATGCAAATGAAGATTCATGTCCAGTCTGTGGCACTAGTAGATGGATAACTTCAGAAAATTTAGGAGCAAAAAAGGTGCCTCATAAGGTGATGCGTTACTTTCCGTTAATTTCGCGACTGAAGAGACTGTATACTTCAAGGCATACGGCAAAATACATGGTATGGCACCACAGTGGTAAATCAAAAGATGAGGGTGTGGTGCGACACCCTGTGGATGGTGCAGCGTGGAAGGACTTTGATGCCAAACACCCTGATTTTGCTAGTGAACCTCGAAATGTTAGTCTCGGTTTAGCTGCCGATGGctttaatccatttggcaacatgagccAAGCTTACAGTGTGTGGCCTGTAGTTTTGGCGAACTATAATCTTCCACCTTGGTTATGTATGAAAGATAATAATTTTATGTTGACCATTCTTATTCCTGGAGATAAATCACCAGGAATGGACATAGACGTATTTTTAAGACCCTTGGTGGATGAGTTGAAGGAGTTGTGGGTTAACGGAGTAGATACGAGAGATTGTCGAACCAACACTGTCTTCAAGTTGCGTGCAGCTCTTTTGTGGATAGTGAATGATTTTCCTGCTCGTAGTTATTTGTCTAGTTGGAGTGGTCAGGGATATAAAGCTTGTCCTACTTGCAATGAAGATACATCTTCTATTCGAGTAATTGGTAAGACATCTTACGTGGGTCATAGAAGATTTTTGCCAAATAACCATCGAATGAGAAGGGATACTCAATTTGACGGACAAATTGAGAGAAGACCTCCTCCAAGACGTTTTACTTGTGAAGAAGTATTAGAACAAGTAAACAAACTCCCACCCCACCTCCCTGGAAATCATGAGCTCTTTGGTGGTGTGAAGCGTAGGCGA AATGTTTGTGATAATTTATTGGGCACAATATTGGACAATGAGAAATCCAAGGACACTACCAATGCAAGACACGATTTAAAGAAGCTAGGCGTCAGAGAATCGTTGTGGATTTATGAAGATGAGAGGGGGAAGCTGTTGAAACCTCATGCACCTTACGTGCTTAAACCTGATGACAGGATccaattttgtaaatttattaagGATGTGAAATTTCCCGATGGCTTTTGTtcgaatttgaaaaaaaaagtacatgaaaatttaacaaatgtCATCGGATTGAAGTCACACGACTGCCATGTAATAATGCAACGATTACTGTCTGTTGGTGTTCGCAAGTTTCTCCTGAACGCTATATCGACCACCATCTCTGAACTGTGCAACTTTTTTAGGCAAATTTGTTCAAGGACTATAAATGTTAAAGACATGGAGGTTGCTCAACAAGATCTTATTTTAATCTTGTGTAAAATGGAGTCCATATTTCCTCCTGCATTTTTTGACATAATGATTCATTTGGTCCTTCATTTGCCTGAAGAAGCAATTTTGGGTGGACCTGTTTTTATGAGgtggatgtatccatttgaaagatacatgaaaaaattgaagaactaTGTAGGAAATAAAGCACGTCCTGAAGGGTCGATAGCAGAAAGTTACGTTATTGATGAGGCTTTGACATTTTGTTCAATGTATTTCAAGGGGGTTGAAACAAGGTTTAACCGTCTTGATCGTAATGAAGATGAGGTTGTCCCACGAAAGCTTTATGTGTTTCAATCTCAATGTCGACCCATTACAAAAGGTAATCTCCGACCACTTGATCGCGCATCTCGTGAACAA atatatgacTTGCACAAGTCTGGATCATTAGAGAATGGCAAAGAGTTGCTAGCTTTAGCATCCGGGTCTGATCACTTAGGTACTTACTATGAAGGTTGTATTGTGAATGGAGTTCGATTTATGGCTACCAAAAGAGATGAGAAGAGGAGCACACAAAATAGTGGAGTGTTTGTGGCAGGAACAGAAG TTGATCTTGGGGAGTTAATTTTGCTACCTAATCAACCTCTGATGGACATTGGCACTGAACCAAGTTCGCCTGTCAACGAAGATGACCGCAACATGGACGATGAAGATGCTACTAAAGAATCTGACGAAGAAATTTTAGTTGACTTTTGTGAAGATGGTGTGAATGATCATTTAGTTAATAATGATAGTGATATGGATGATTAA